The bacterium nucleotide sequence AAGCCCGGCTTGGACGCCCGGGCTCCCACCCCTCCGGCGTAGGTGAACATGGCGGTGATGAACGGGGTGCCGTCGTCGTGGTTGCCGCTCACCTGCATGGTCCAGACCGCGCCCGCCCCCTCGGCCATGGACTCATCCGGCTTGACCTGGGCCAGGGCCTTGAGCAGGGCGTTGGGCAAGAACATCCCAACCACGTGGCGGGCGGTGCCCGGCTGGGGCAGGACCGCGTTCACGATTGACCCCTCGGGGGCGGTCATCTTGATCGGGGCCAGGCTGCCATGGTTGTTGGGAATCTCCGGGTTCAGCACCGAGCGCACCGTGAACGTTGTGTAAGCGTGGGTGTAGTTGCGGACCACGTTGATGCCCCACGGGCTGGCCTCCGACGTGCCGCCGTAGTCCACCATGATCTCCCCGACATCGGGGTCCACCCGCAACGAACACACAATGTCGATGCGGCTGCCGTCGGCCAGATCCAGTACCGCGTCGGCCTGGTACTCACCGGCGGGCAACTCGGCGATACTAGCCCGGGTGGCTGCCTCGGATCGGTCGATGATCTCATCGGCCAACTCCTCGATGTCGTCGAGGTCGTAGGCGTTGCATAGGGAGGCCAGCCGCTGGGCGCCCACCTCCCCCGATGCCATCTGGGCGTGCAGGTCGCCAGCCATGTGGTCGGGTTGGCGGACGTTGGACAAGATGAACTTCCACACGTCCTCGTTGCGCTCGCCGCGCTTCATGAGCTTGCAGATGGGGATCCACAGTCCCTCTTCAAAGCAGTCCCGGGCCCCCGCGCCGATGCCGTAGCCGCCCACGTCGGTGTGGTGAATGGTGGAACCGAAGTAGGCGATGGGCACAGGGGCGCCCCCGGCGGCCGGAGCACGCCACACCGGAACCAGCACGGTCACGTCCAACAGCTGGCCCGCAGTGAGATAGGGGTCGTTGGTAACCAGCACGTCGCCGGGCTCGAGGGCCTCAGGGGGGAACTCATCGAGCATGTTGGCCGCGCCAATGGCCAGGGAGTTGATGTGACCGGGGGTGCCGGTCACCGCCTGGGCCACCATGCGCCCCCGCTTGTCGAACACTGCGTTGGCCAGATCGCCGGCCTCGCGCACGATGGGGCTGAATGCGGCCCGCTGGAGCGCCCGGGCCTGCTCGTTCACCACCGAGATGAGCGACTGCCACAGGATTTCAAGTTGAATAGGATCGTAAGCGGAGGCTTTCTTTGGGCTTGTTGTGGTCTTATTCATAGAGCTGCTCTGGTTTCTCGCTGAGATCGTTATTTGGGAGGCGGTTTTTGATCGCGAACCGCGACGAGACAAGCGTCGTAAGAAACCGATACCTCCCATCCGGGACGAATGATCGACGTCGTCTCCCGCTCCTCCACCAAAGCTGGGCCAGCAAAGGACATGCCGATCGCCAGGTCGGCCCTGCGGTAAACCGGGACTTCGATCGCGTCTTCCTCTCGGCCGAATACTGCCGTGCGGGTGGATACTGGCTTAGGAGAGCGGTTGGCGGCGGTCGGCGGCGATTCGGCATCAGCTATTTCGGCCGGGTCGGCTCGGGCTGACAGGCGCCAGGTGACAACCTCAATGGCCACGTCGTCGATGGTCATGCCGTAGATGCGGCGGTATTC carries:
- a CDS encoding hydantoinase B/oxoprolinase family protein, which produces MNKTTTSPKKASAYDPIQLEILWQSLISVVNEQARALQRAAFSPIVREAGDLANAVFDKRGRMVAQAVTGTPGHINSLAIGAANMLDEFPPEALEPGDVLVTNDPYLTAGQLLDVTVLVPVWRAPAAGGAPVPIAYFGSTIHHTDVGGYGIGAGARDCFEEGLWIPICKLMKRGERNEDVWKFILSNVRQPDHMAGDLHAQMASGEVGAQRLASLCNAYDLDDIEELADEIIDRSEAATRASIAELPAGEYQADAVLDLADGSRIDIVCSLRVDPDVGEIMVDYGGTSEASPWGINVVRNYTHAYTTFTVRSVLNPEIPNNHGSLAPIKMTAPEGSIVNAVLPQPGTARHVVGMFLPNALLKALAQVKPDESMAEGAGAVWTMQVSGNHDDGTPFITAMFTYAGGVGARASKPGLDACSYPTGVSAVPIEVVEASAPVRFSRKSLRPGSEGPGAQPGGKGQTIEFSVDTSQPWLLNAVTSRLSDPPKGIFGGGPGEAGSFQVNGEPVTTQSRITLDPDDVVRLDLPGGGGYGPPSD